From Dietzia sp. ANT_WB102, a single genomic window includes:
- a CDS encoding SDR family oxidoreductase, which translates to MSTDPTASPSGQPDDAMLVDPTSKYEVEIPMQAQPVPGLASELVPPADHGETSYVGHGRLTGRRALITGGDSGIGRAVAIAYAREGADIAIGYLPSEQSDADEVAGLVREAGRTCVLLPGDVGDEEVARGIVRDAVAGLGGIDVLVLNAARQTYVENLEDLTSEQWAETMNVNISAPFWMMQEALGHLQPGASVIFTSSVQAYTPSPGLVDYATSRAAVNTMSKALAQQLAPRGIRVNAVAPGPFWTALQVTGGQKPEKLPYFGQKNPLGRPGQPVEMAGAYVYLGSEESSYTTGNTLSVTGGAPTP; encoded by the coding sequence ATGAGCACCGATCCGACCGCCTCGCCCTCCGGCCAGCCCGACGACGCGATGCTCGTCGACCCCACCTCCAAGTACGAGGTGGAGATCCCGATGCAAGCGCAGCCCGTTCCCGGGCTCGCGTCAGAGCTCGTGCCGCCTGCCGATCACGGGGAGACGTCCTACGTCGGCCACGGCCGGCTCACCGGCCGACGAGCACTCATCACCGGCGGCGATTCGGGAATCGGACGGGCCGTCGCGATCGCGTACGCCCGAGAAGGCGCCGACATCGCTATCGGCTACCTGCCGTCAGAGCAGTCGGACGCCGACGAGGTCGCGGGGTTGGTCCGCGAGGCCGGACGGACGTGTGTGCTGCTGCCCGGCGATGTGGGTGACGAGGAGGTGGCGCGGGGGATCGTCCGCGATGCAGTCGCCGGGCTTGGCGGGATCGACGTGCTGGTGCTCAACGCGGCCCGGCAGACGTACGTGGAGAACCTCGAGGACCTGACCTCCGAACAATGGGCCGAGACGATGAACGTCAACATCTCGGCCCCGTTCTGGATGATGCAGGAAGCACTGGGTCACCTGCAGCCCGGGGCGAGCGTCATATTCACCTCGTCGGTGCAGGCCTACACGCCGTCGCCGGGGCTCGTTGACTACGCGACCTCGCGCGCGGCGGTCAACACGATGTCCAAGGCGCTGGCGCAGCAGCTCGCGCCGCGGGGGATCCGCGTCAACGCCGTGGCTCCGGGACCGTTCTGGACCGCGCTGCAGGTCACCGGTGGACAGAAGCCGGAGAAGCTTCCGTACTTTGGGCAGAAGAATCCGCTTGGCCGGCCCGGCCAGCCGGTGGAGATGGCCGGTGCGTACGTGTACCTCGGCTCCGAGGAGTCGTCGTACACCACCGGCAACACGCTGTCGGTGACGGGCGGCGCACCTACTCCCTGA
- a CDS encoding ABC transporter permease — MADIAPVRTDVSMAPATSTAPPAPAAPARRRPRLPKMSGFSTGFALVWTTLIVLGALVVDFLPVAESRDPSKALTTGSNLAPDLFTAHPLGTDSQGLDILGGLLYGARVSLVVGIGGVLIGALIGGALGLLAGYRGGWTDRVVSILIDTLLAFPSLILLIAIITVLDPTLPNVTLALGIMVIPAFARLVRANAMSYAGREFVTAARSLGAGEIRIMLREVAPNIVAPVFSYSFMLIAVLIVAEASLSYLGLSIPRPEPTWGNMISAGQSDFQKYPYLVGVPATVLFLTVLSFNQLGEAAGRKWSPGAAKI, encoded by the coding sequence GTGGCTGATATCGCTCCTGTCCGAACCGACGTCTCCATGGCCCCGGCGACTTCGACAGCCCCGCCGGCCCCGGCAGCCCCGGCCCGCCGTCGACCCCGGTTGCCGAAGATGTCCGGTTTCAGCACGGGGTTCGCCCTGGTCTGGACAACCCTGATCGTGCTCGGCGCGCTGGTCGTGGACTTCCTACCGGTCGCGGAGTCCCGCGACCCGTCAAAGGCGCTGACGACGGGGTCGAACCTCGCACCCGACCTGTTCACCGCACACCCGCTCGGCACCGACAGTCAGGGCCTGGACATCCTCGGCGGCCTGCTCTACGGCGCTCGCGTCTCACTCGTCGTGGGGATCGGAGGCGTGCTCATCGGCGCGCTGATCGGCGGCGCCCTCGGACTTCTCGCCGGCTATCGAGGCGGCTGGACCGACAGAGTCGTCTCCATCCTCATCGACACGCTGTTGGCGTTCCCGTCCCTCATCCTGCTCATCGCGATCATCACGGTGCTCGACCCGACGCTGCCCAACGTCACGCTCGCCCTCGGGATCATGGTGATCCCGGCGTTCGCCCGACTCGTCCGGGCCAACGCCATGAGCTACGCGGGACGGGAATTCGTCACCGCCGCGAGATCGCTGGGAGCCGGAGAGATCCGCATCATGTTGCGCGAAGTAGCGCCGAATATCGTCGCGCCGGTGTTCTCGTACAGCTTCATGCTGATCGCCGTTCTCATCGTCGCCGAGGCGTCGTTGAGCTACCTGGGCCTGAGCATCCCGCGCCCCGAGCCGACCTGGGGCAACATGATCAGCGCTGGCCAGTCCGACTTCCAGAAGTACCCCTACCTCGTCGGAGTCCCGGCCACGGTGCTGTTCCTTACGGTCCTGAGCTTCAATCAGTTGGGCGAGGCAGCCGGTCGGAAGTGGAGCCCCGGTGCGGCGAAGATCTGA
- a CDS encoding type IV toxin-antitoxin system AbiEi family antitoxin domain-containing protein, producing MTPQIPFIPGQPFTTAEAIRAGLSHRTLAAATAAGQLVKSRHGWFHLPAPGESGIQAAVRASKIALAEGPADAVISHHTAAELHGLPLVRARANRAHLTVDRPTGGRNAAHVQIHTSPANSLSITEVEGIPVTSIDRTIVDLARSAGFDAGVCAADHALRSELATRRSLMDELELHRGRTGVAIARDAINFADPLAESPGESLSRCVMRSLGTIPIPRL from the coding sequence ATGACGCCACAGATCCCGTTCATCCCGGGCCAGCCGTTCACCACCGCAGAGGCCATCAGGGCGGGACTGTCGCACCGCACTCTCGCCGCGGCGACTGCCGCCGGACAGCTGGTTAAGAGCAGGCACGGATGGTTCCACTTGCCCGCACCTGGCGAGAGCGGAATACAAGCCGCCGTGCGGGCATCGAAGATCGCGCTCGCGGAGGGGCCGGCCGATGCAGTGATCAGCCACCACACTGCGGCAGAGCTGCACGGCCTACCTCTGGTACGAGCCAGAGCTAACCGGGCTCACCTCACTGTCGACCGACCTACCGGTGGGCGTAACGCTGCCCACGTTCAGATCCATACCTCCCCCGCGAACTCCTTGTCCATTACCGAAGTCGAGGGCATTCCCGTCACCAGTATCGACAGAACGATTGTCGACCTAGCCCGCTCGGCGGGTTTCGATGCAGGCGTATGCGCAGCGGACCACGCGCTGAGAAGTGAGCTGGCAACCCGCCGGTCTCTCATGGACGAACTCGAATTACACCGCGGCCGCACAGGGGTCGCGATCGCGCGGGATGCCATAAACTTCGCCGACCCGCTAGCGGAGAGTCCAGGCGAGTCGCTCTCTCGTTGCGTCATGAGATCCCTGGGCACAATCCCGATTCCTCGGCTGTAA
- a CDS encoding NDMA-dependent alcohol dehydrogenase, translating into MKTKAAVLFDLHKPFEIIELDLDDPGPGEVLIKYTAAGLCHSDLHLSDGSLPPRFPIVGGHEGAGVIEAVGVGVTKVKPGDHVVCSFIPNCGTCRYCSTGRQNLCDMGATILEGHMPDGTFRFHSGGKDFGAMCMLGTFSERSVISQHSVVKVDDWLPLDKAVLVGCGVPSGWGTATYAGNVRQGDTVVIYGIGGLGINAVQGAVHSGARHVVVVDPVQFKRDEALKFGATHAFADAAEAHAEVEKLTWGQMADQALILVGTVEEEVVSSAFDVIGKGGTVVITGLGNMTDKTVQVSGTMMALFGKTIKGSLFGSANPQYDIVKLLRLYDEGKLKLDELITTTYTLDEVNQGYQDLKDGKIMRGVIIHDS; encoded by the coding sequence GTGAAGACCAAGGCAGCAGTACTGTTCGACCTCCACAAGCCGTTCGAGATCATCGAGCTCGACCTGGACGATCCCGGCCCCGGCGAGGTCCTCATCAAGTACACGGCCGCGGGCCTGTGCCACTCCGACCTCCACCTGTCCGACGGTTCACTCCCACCCCGCTTCCCGATCGTCGGTGGCCACGAGGGAGCGGGCGTGATCGAGGCAGTCGGAGTCGGCGTCACCAAGGTCAAGCCCGGCGACCACGTCGTGTGCTCGTTCATCCCCAACTGCGGCACATGCCGGTACTGCTCCACCGGCCGCCAGAACCTATGTGACATGGGCGCGACGATCCTCGAGGGCCACATGCCCGACGGCACGTTCCGCTTCCACTCGGGAGGCAAGGACTTCGGCGCCATGTGCATGCTCGGCACCTTCTCCGAGCGTTCGGTCATCTCCCAGCACTCGGTGGTCAAGGTCGACGACTGGCTGCCGCTGGACAAGGCCGTGCTCGTGGGCTGCGGTGTCCCGTCGGGTTGGGGCACCGCCACCTACGCCGGCAACGTCCGCCAGGGCGACACCGTGGTCATCTACGGCATCGGCGGGCTCGGCATCAACGCCGTCCAAGGCGCCGTCCACTCGGGTGCCCGGCACGTCGTCGTGGTCGATCCCGTGCAGTTCAAGCGGGACGAGGCGCTGAAATTCGGCGCCACCCACGCATTCGCCGACGCGGCCGAGGCCCACGCCGAGGTCGAGAAGCTCACCTGGGGTCAGATGGCCGACCAGGCCCTCATCCTGGTGGGCACGGTCGAGGAGGAGGTCGTCTCGAGCGCGTTCGACGTGATCGGCAAGGGCGGCACGGTGGTCATCACCGGCCTGGGGAACATGACCGACAAGACCGTGCAGGTCAGTGGCACGATGATGGCCCTGTTCGGCAAGACCATCAAGGGCTCGCTGTTCGGTTCGGCCAACCCGCAGTACGACATCGTCAAGCTGCTGCGCCTGTACGACGAGGGCAAGCTCAAGCTCGACGAACTCATCACCACGACGTACACGCTCGACGAGGTCAACCAGGGCTACCAGGACCTGAAGGACGGGAAGATCATGCGTGGAGTGATCATTCACGACTCCTGA
- a CDS encoding FAD-dependent oxidoreductase produces MPAAFDTVIIGGGNAGVSLAARLKRDGVRSVALVDPSPLHRYRPMLNYAAAGHARMSRYERPMATVVPDGVELVPHAATRIDPDAQTVTLDNGPSVSYRDLVLCPGLTPHWEETPGLHDAYIDGWAVSAHVPEYAGRACAALVREREGTVVFSIPPEPASCGGTVLKAMFLACDRWQREDVLGRIDVHLVTPFRGLLGLEPVDSRLRPFIGEYGITVHDQTRVDAVDHHARSISLDGQGPATIEQVNLAYVTPHSRAPRFVADSGLGDGGDAGLAAVDPRTLRHVDAASVWGLGDAATVGTRPSGGALRAQVSVVADNMRADQHGGREAHYDGYTVIPVAVSRDRLVLAEVDRDGRPAPSISAVDLTKPRRLTYAFDRYVQPVVYFRKLLRGRV; encoded by the coding sequence ATGCCCGCCGCGTTCGACACCGTGATCATCGGGGGCGGCAATGCCGGGGTTTCCTTGGCTGCCCGCCTCAAGCGTGACGGCGTGCGCAGCGTCGCGCTCGTCGATCCCAGTCCGCTGCACCGGTACCGACCGATGCTCAACTATGCCGCGGCCGGGCACGCGCGAATGTCCCGCTACGAGCGCCCCATGGCGACCGTTGTCCCGGACGGGGTCGAACTCGTGCCGCACGCGGCCACCCGCATCGACCCCGACGCCCAGACCGTCACCCTCGACAACGGCCCCTCCGTCAGCTACCGCGACCTCGTGCTGTGCCCGGGACTGACCCCCCACTGGGAGGAGACCCCGGGGCTGCACGACGCCTACATCGACGGTTGGGCAGTGTCCGCCCATGTGCCTGAATACGCCGGTCGCGCATGCGCCGCCCTGGTCCGGGAACGCGAGGGGACCGTGGTGTTCTCGATACCGCCCGAGCCCGCGTCCTGCGGCGGAACCGTCCTCAAGGCGATGTTCCTGGCGTGCGACCGATGGCAGCGCGAGGATGTGCTCGGCCGGATCGACGTGCACCTGGTGACCCCGTTCCGTGGTCTGCTCGGCCTGGAGCCTGTGGACTCGCGACTGCGGCCGTTCATAGGCGAGTACGGCATCACCGTGCACGATCAGACTCGAGTCGACGCCGTCGACCACCACGCGCGCAGCATCTCCCTCGACGGCCAGGGTCCCGCGACCATCGAGCAGGTCAACCTGGCCTACGTGACCCCGCACAGCCGCGCCCCGCGGTTCGTTGCCGACTCGGGTTTGGGGGACGGCGGCGACGCTGGGCTCGCTGCGGTGGACCCCCGCACCCTGCGGCACGTAGACGCGGCCTCGGTGTGGGGCCTGGGAGACGCGGCCACGGTCGGCACCCGCCCCTCCGGCGGGGCCCTCCGCGCCCAGGTGTCCGTGGTGGCCGACAATATGCGCGCCGACCAGCACGGAGGGAGAGAGGCTCACTACGACGGCTATACCGTCATCCCCGTAGCGGTGAGCCGCGACCGGCTGGTATTGGCGGAGGTCGACCGGGACGGTCGACCCGCACCGTCGATCAGCGCCGTCGACCTGACCAAGCCCCGACGGCTGACGTACGCCTTTGACCGCTATGTCCAGCCGGTCGTCTATTTCCGCAAATTGCTCCGCGGGCGGGTGTGA
- a CDS encoding TetR/AcrR family transcriptional regulator codes for MVPGPSATEASDAIGGRRRRIPRGEVQRQVILDGFESLLGRMPVADISVKDITDAAGIKRPNFYFYFESKSDVLGELVGGAWDDWAETIGSYHRRAGESHSGYFDRLFGQSYTAWVEHDQVMVAGVQATGYDDKVRSRWTELVDGLNSHLSEQMGRDAEAGLINPVSDDYTAIVERLTDMIVMAFYQDRSLKPAEAESARMLAALKAISLGAWGVTQ; via the coding sequence ATGGTTCCCGGCCCGTCAGCAACAGAAGCCTCCGACGCGATTGGTGGCCGTCGGAGACGTATCCCGCGAGGTGAGGTCCAGCGCCAGGTCATCCTCGACGGCTTCGAGAGCCTTCTCGGCCGGATGCCGGTGGCGGACATCTCGGTCAAGGACATCACCGACGCCGCAGGGATCAAGCGACCCAATTTCTACTTCTACTTCGAATCCAAAAGCGATGTCCTGGGCGAGTTGGTCGGCGGGGCGTGGGACGACTGGGCCGAGACCATCGGGAGCTATCACCGGAGGGCCGGCGAATCGCACTCCGGCTATTTCGACCGGCTGTTCGGCCAGTCTTACACCGCGTGGGTGGAACACGACCAGGTGATGGTCGCGGGTGTCCAGGCAACAGGGTACGACGACAAGGTGAGGTCACGCTGGACCGAACTGGTGGACGGGTTGAACAGTCACCTCTCGGAGCAGATGGGGCGCGACGCGGAGGCCGGACTGATCAACCCAGTGTCCGACGACTACACGGCGATCGTCGAGAGACTCACGGACATGATCGTCATGGCCTTCTACCAGGACCGCTCGCTCAAGCCGGCCGAGGCCGAGTCGGCTCGGATGCTGGCAGCGCTCAAGGCGATCTCGCTGGGGGCGTGGGGAGTGACCCAGTAG
- a CDS encoding SRPBCC family protein — protein MTTITTVDRGPRVVARRVAVNAPAEELFALVNDPRKHGLVDGSGTVHDNVKGPSALSEGAKFTTAMRMYGVPYRITCTVTEHIDTPEHKVIEWAHPAGHRWRWEFTPTAEGRTEVTESFDNRRSKLGKLFEIVGMANQNAAGITKTLSQLAAKYETAG, from the coding sequence ATGACCACAATCACCACCGTCGATCGCGGCCCCCGGGTCGTCGCCCGCAGGGTCGCCGTCAACGCCCCCGCGGAGGAGCTTTTCGCGCTCGTCAACGACCCGCGCAAGCACGGCCTCGTTGACGGTTCGGGGACCGTCCACGACAACGTCAAGGGGCCGTCGGCGTTGTCCGAGGGCGCAAAGTTCACCACCGCGATGCGCATGTACGGGGTCCCTTACCGCATCACCTGCACAGTCACCGAGCACATAGATACTCCAGAACACAAGGTGATCGAGTGGGCGCACCCCGCCGGGCACCGCTGGCGCTGGGAGTTCACTCCGACCGCGGAAGGGCGAACCGAGGTCACCGAGAGTTTCGACAACCGACGCTCGAAGCTCGGGAAGCTCTTCGAGATCGTCGGTATGGCGAACCAGAACGCCGCCGGGATCACCAAGACGCTCTCGCAGTTGGCCGCCAAGTACGAGACTGCGGGTTAG
- a CDS encoding aspartate dehydrogenase domain-containing protein — translation MTPAQSSSPEPATDQPARTRPLVVAMIGAGAIGGAVIEALEQGAVPGVRLGAVLRSRSTDEEITDAIGAADVVVEASSVEAAEEYIPRVTAAGKDMIVCSCGVFARHKDPRELLARGPSAGRVLVPAGAIGGLDVLSAAARAGTDDAHLRHYTIKSPAALNVEEHLTQRREVFRGSARQAALEFPLTSNASVALALATLGLDRTEVIVVADPEVQRTRHVVEWESPVGDYELQFENSVDPDSGGRTSAITAWSVAEVLVSLAAGAGPGVVVLGADRW, via the coding sequence ATGACCCCTGCCCAGTCTTCTTCACCCGAACCGGCGACCGACCAGCCCGCGCGTACCCGACCCCTGGTCGTGGCCATGATCGGCGCCGGCGCGATCGGTGGCGCTGTGATCGAGGCGCTCGAGCAGGGCGCGGTCCCCGGCGTCCGGCTCGGCGCGGTGCTCCGCTCCCGCAGTACGGACGAGGAGATCACCGACGCCATCGGAGCGGCCGACGTCGTGGTCGAAGCCAGCAGCGTCGAGGCTGCCGAGGAGTACATCCCGCGCGTCACGGCGGCCGGCAAGGACATGATCGTGTGCTCGTGCGGCGTGTTTGCCCGTCATAAGGACCCCCGCGAACTCCTCGCGCGCGGGCCAAGCGCCGGCCGCGTGCTCGTGCCCGCCGGGGCGATCGGGGGGCTCGACGTGCTCTCGGCGGCAGCGCGCGCGGGCACCGACGACGCTCACCTCCGCCACTACACCATCAAGAGCCCGGCCGCCTTGAACGTCGAAGAGCACCTCACCCAGCGTCGCGAGGTCTTTCGCGGCTCGGCCCGCCAGGCGGCGCTCGAGTTTCCGCTCACGTCCAACGCTTCGGTCGCACTCGCGCTGGCCACCCTCGGATTGGACCGGACCGAGGTGATAGTGGTCGCCGACCCGGAGGTGCAGCGCACCCGCCACGTGGTGGAGTGGGAATCACCGGTGGGCGACTACGAGCTGCAGTTCGAGAACTCCGTCGATCCCGACTCCGGCGGCCGCACCTCGGCGATCACCGCGTGGTCGGTCGCGGAGGTCCTCGTCTCGCTCGCGGCGGGCGCAGGGCCGGGCGTCGTCGTGCTCGGCGCCGACCGGTGGTAG
- a CDS encoding ABC transporter permease, producing the protein MLRFIGERALHAVIVVVLAAVGAFFLMEAVPGDAAGSAVGSGATAEQYQQAREELGLDDPVMVRFSEWAGGIVRGDLGNSLIPPNQPVVEMIGNALPVTMQLAFLAIVLSLATAVPVAVWSAYRRGSVFDQVSSVVAFAFISVPSFVGGLLLIYLFVFNHSLAQQLILGAAVIIGLLVALSPIGRRGGRREPGVMWGRAMLGGLVVGGVLALVALFLPEFPRQGYAPLADGLGENLRSIALPAITLALMEVAIFTRVLRTDMISTLQQDFVLSSRAKGMPTGHVLVAEALRPSTVSVITLAGISLGRLIGGTVVVERLFNLPGMGSMIVDAVQNDNLPVVLGGVIVIAVFYVLVNMAVDVTYALIDPRIRRG; encoded by the coding sequence GTGCTCAGGTTCATTGGTGAACGCGCTCTCCACGCGGTCATCGTCGTCGTCCTCGCGGCGGTCGGCGCGTTCTTCCTCATGGAGGCGGTGCCAGGCGATGCCGCCGGTTCCGCCGTCGGCTCAGGCGCTACCGCCGAGCAATATCAGCAAGCTCGAGAAGAGCTCGGTCTCGACGACCCCGTCATGGTCCGGTTCTCCGAATGGGCCGGCGGGATCGTCCGCGGTGACCTGGGCAATTCGCTCATCCCGCCCAACCAGCCGGTCGTCGAGATGATCGGCAATGCGCTGCCCGTCACCATGCAGCTCGCCTTCCTGGCGATCGTCCTCTCGCTGGCGACCGCTGTCCCGGTTGCGGTGTGGTCGGCCTACCGGCGTGGCAGCGTGTTCGACCAGGTCTCCTCCGTGGTCGCATTCGCGTTCATCTCCGTGCCCAGCTTCGTGGGCGGCCTGCTGCTCATCTACCTGTTCGTCTTCAACCATTCGTTGGCACAACAGCTCATCCTGGGGGCGGCCGTCATCATCGGCCTCCTCGTGGCGCTGTCCCCGATCGGTCGCCGCGGCGGCCGCCGGGAGCCGGGCGTGATGTGGGGCCGCGCGATGCTCGGCGGTCTCGTGGTGGGTGGTGTGTTGGCGCTCGTCGCGCTGTTCCTGCCGGAATTCCCGCGTCAGGGGTACGCCCCATTGGCTGACGGGCTGGGGGAGAACCTGCGCAGCATCGCCTTGCCGGCCATCACCCTGGCCCTGATGGAGGTCGCGATCTTCACGCGAGTCCTCCGCACCGACATGATCTCCACGCTGCAGCAGGACTTCGTACTCTCATCGCGCGCCAAAGGCATGCCGACCGGGCATGTCCTGGTCGCCGAGGCACTGCGCCCGTCGACCGTCTCGGTGATCACGCTCGCCGGCATCAGCCTCGGCAGGCTCATCGGGGGAACGGTCGTCGTCGAGCGACTGTTCAACCTCCCCGGGATGGGCTCGATGATCGTCGACGCCGTCCAGAACGACAACCTCCCCGTCGTCCTCGGCGGCGTGATCGTGATCGCCGTCTTCTACGTCCTGGTCAACATGGCCGTCGACGTCACCTACGCACTTATCGACCCGAGGATCCGCCGTGGCTGA
- a CDS encoding NAD(P)/FAD-dependent oxidoreductase, which produces MAFTLPESKLALDIDFDPDHLRQRFEADKQARLRTDQLAQFQGLEDVLEVDDHDPFSEPITREPVTEELDTLVLGGGFGGLTAGAYLTQNGVENFRIVEYGGDFGGTWYWNRYPGVQCDIESHIYMPLLEETGYVPSQRYADGSEIFEHAQRIGRHYDLYGKTYFQTRATHARWDEQSQRWEVTTDRGDRFLARVLMRSNGALTKPQLPKVPGIGDFDGKIFHTSRWDYDYTGGSAAGDLENLRDKRVAVVGTGATGVQVVPYLGRDAKELVVVQRTPSVVQPRNNRKTDPQWAESLRPGWQYERHDNFNGIISGHEVDGNLVDDGWTHLFPQLTGQPLVDTPVGELPEADQALVAELADMKLLMGAHQRVDSIVTDPATADKLKPWFGYMCKRPCFNDEYLQTFNRPNVTLAASPTGIDGITSTGIVVAGTHYEVDCIVFATGFETGSGPAGIYGYDVIGRGGHSMQEYFSEGARTFHGFFTHGFPNFVELGMSQTAYYVNFVYMLDRKARHAARLVRHMLDNDLATFEPTAEAEADWVAEVRRSNEPREAYWGACTPGYYNGQGEVSKAVFRDVYNSSEIDFWNMIEEWWNSGRFEGLAFEPSRTAVAHS; this is translated from the coding sequence ATGGCCTTCACCCTCCCCGAGTCGAAGCTCGCCCTCGACATCGACTTCGACCCCGACCACCTTCGCCAGCGTTTCGAGGCGGACAAGCAGGCTCGGCTCCGCACAGACCAACTCGCCCAGTTCCAAGGGTTGGAGGATGTGCTCGAGGTCGATGACCACGACCCGTTCTCCGAGCCGATCACCCGCGAGCCGGTCACCGAGGAGCTCGACACGCTGGTCCTGGGTGGCGGGTTCGGTGGTTTGACCGCCGGTGCGTACCTCACGCAGAACGGCGTCGAGAACTTCCGGATCGTTGAATACGGCGGGGACTTCGGAGGGACCTGGTACTGGAACCGCTACCCGGGTGTGCAGTGCGACATCGAGTCCCACATCTACATGCCACTGCTCGAGGAGACCGGGTACGTCCCCAGCCAGCGTTACGCGGACGGCTCCGAGATCTTCGAGCACGCACAGCGCATCGGGCGGCATTACGACCTCTACGGCAAGACGTATTTCCAGACCCGCGCCACCCACGCGAGGTGGGACGAGCAGTCCCAGCGCTGGGAGGTCACCACGGATCGCGGCGATCGGTTCCTCGCGCGGGTCCTCATGCGATCAAACGGCGCACTGACCAAGCCGCAACTGCCGAAGGTGCCCGGAATCGGGGACTTCGACGGCAAAATCTTCCACACCAGCCGTTGGGACTACGACTACACGGGGGGCTCCGCGGCCGGTGACCTAGAGAATCTCCGCGACAAGCGTGTCGCCGTGGTGGGCACGGGTGCCACCGGCGTGCAGGTCGTGCCGTACCTGGGGCGGGACGCCAAGGAGTTGGTCGTGGTGCAGCGCACGCCGAGTGTCGTGCAACCGCGCAACAACCGCAAGACCGACCCGCAGTGGGCCGAGTCGCTCCGGCCCGGTTGGCAGTACGAGCGGCACGACAACTTCAACGGGATCATCTCCGGGCACGAGGTGGACGGGAACCTGGTCGACGACGGCTGGACCCACCTGTTCCCGCAGTTGACCGGCCAGCCCCTGGTGGACACGCCCGTCGGTGAGCTCCCGGAGGCGGACCAGGCACTGGTCGCCGAGCTCGCGGACATGAAGCTGCTCATGGGCGCCCATCAGCGGGTCGACTCGATCGTGACGGATCCCGCGACCGCCGACAAGCTCAAGCCGTGGTTCGGCTACATGTGCAAGCGGCCGTGCTTCAACGACGAGTACCTGCAGACATTCAACCGTCCCAACGTCACCCTCGCCGCGTCACCGACCGGGATCGACGGCATCACTTCCACGGGGATCGTCGTGGCGGGCACCCACTACGAGGTCGACTGCATTGTCTTTGCTACCGGCTTCGAGACCGGTTCCGGGCCGGCTGGCATCTACGGCTACGACGTGATCGGGCGCGGCGGTCATTCGATGCAGGAGTATTTCTCCGAGGGGGCGCGGACCTTCCACGGCTTCTTTACCCACGGTTTCCCGAATTTCGTCGAGCTGGGGATGTCGCAGACCGCCTACTACGTCAACTTCGTCTACATGCTCGACCGCAAGGCCCGCCACGCCGCGCGACTCGTTCGCCACATGCTGGATAACGACCTGGCAACCTTCGAGCCGACGGCCGAGGCCGAGGCCGACTGGGTCGCGGAGGTGCGCCGGTCCAACGAGCCGCGTGAGGCCTACTGGGGTGCGTGCACCCCGGGGTACTACAACGGCCAGGGCGAGGTGTCGAAGGCAGTGTTCCGCGACGTGTACAACTCGTCAGAGATCGACTTCTGGAACATGATCGAGGAATGGTGGAACTCGGGTCGCTTCGAGGGACTGGCCTTCGAGCCCTCCCGCACCGCCGTCGCTCACTCGTGA
- a CDS encoding TetR/AcrR family transcriptional regulator: protein MRRRSDAGHGIPVSPARLQGSGDVDSQSPDAKSAMIEIAEKLIGERGLDNVSMRDVASLAGQRNNSAVQYHFGSRDGLIIEVLRRRLSEIVIDRQQRLAEIDEAGLGTDLPSLVHVLLGPIVDLVRRRPEATHYARFLQRVGPVMAPGVPETDLRTATDDAVVRLIDAMSHLPRRVAFERIDLATQMFTGALAVFEDRRDVRNTVVNADFEKVVAHLYDMVEAALRAGISSPSESASPSSEVDGDAETRADVR, encoded by the coding sequence GTGCGGCGAAGATCTGATGCGGGCCACGGCATCCCGGTGAGCCCGGCCCGTCTTCAGGGAAGTGGCGACGTCGACTCGCAGAGCCCGGACGCCAAGTCGGCGATGATAGAAATCGCCGAGAAGCTCATCGGCGAGCGGGGCCTGGACAACGTGTCCATGCGCGACGTGGCCTCGCTCGCCGGTCAGCGGAACAACTCGGCGGTGCAGTACCACTTCGGTAGCCGCGACGGGCTGATCATCGAAGTCCTGCGTCGCAGGCTCTCGGAGATCGTCATCGACCGGCAACAGCGGCTCGCGGAGATCGACGAGGCGGGCCTGGGCACTGACCTGCCGTCGCTCGTCCACGTGCTCCTGGGGCCGATCGTCGACCTCGTCCGTCGGCGACCAGAAGCGACCCACTACGCACGCTTTCTCCAGCGGGTCGGGCCGGTGATGGCTCCCGGCGTGCCGGAGACAGATCTGCGCACGGCCACCGACGACGCCGTGGTGCGGCTGATCGATGCGATGTCCCACCTGCCCCGTCGGGTGGCATTCGAACGGATCGACCTGGCCACCCAGATGTTCACCGGGGCGTTGGCCGTATTCGAGGACCGGCGCGACGTCCGCAATACCGTGGTCAACGCCGACTTCGAGAAAGTCGTAGCGCACCTGTACGACATGGTTGAGGCTGCTCTGCGTGCCGGGATCAGTTCGCCCTCAGAGTCAGCGTCGCCGTCGTCCGAGGTCGATGGCGACGCGGAAACCCGCGCCGACGTTCGCTGA